The genomic interval AAAATTAAGATTGGAACAAAAAATTAATCTCTTAATATTTTCACTGGCTGTTTATTCTCGTCGATTGCAACGAATGTAAACTCTCCCGTAACGGCTTTCTCACGTACTTCCGAATACATTTGTTCAATAAAAATTTCTACACGTATTTTTAAACTGGTGCTTCCCAAATAAGTCACCTTTCCTATTAATTCAATAATTGTTCCAGCAGGAATGGGTTTCTTGAAATCAATCTTATCACTGCTCACTGTTACCATTCTTTGACGACTGAAACGCGTTGCTGCAATGAAAGCAACCTCATCCATTAATTGCATGGCAGTTCCTCCAAATAATGTATCATAATGATTCGTTGTATTGGGGAAAACAGCTTTAAAAATGCGTGTTTCTGCTTGTTGAATGCGTTCTTCTATGTTCATATATTCTAATTACGAATGCCGAATGCCTAATTACGAATTGTTTATAATCAGGTATTTTTCATTCAATTATTTTTTCTTGAAAAGAGTTGAGATTTGAGTGAATTTTTGCTCCAATAATTTTGCGTTGTATTCCTTTTTCATCTCCAACATACAGGAAGCGCAAAGGCATTCTTTGTAGCCATCACTAATAAATTGACTTTCGTCTACACTTAATGAAACTGCTGTGCACTGGCACAAAGAAATAGATCCAACTTTGCATTCAAAACTGGCGTTACAGCGCGGGCAAGCTACCTTTTCATGTTCACACATATCAAACTAGTTTCATTTATGTACTATCTGGTTCTCAGTAATACAACACGAAGAAAGAAAACAGGAATAGAAATTCAGCACACCTAGTTTGATGCATTGAAAACGGAATCCTGACTTTTACTTCATATCGCGAAAGCATGGTCAATTTCGAACACAAACAATGTGAGCGAATCAGAAATGGAAAGTAACCTGGCTTTTCCAACTTCTCGATGAGTTGGAATTACAGTTGCGCGACAGCACGTGATTTTAACACGTTTCCCTTTTATTTTCGCCTAAACGAAAAACCTTTTCTGGATATTGAACAAATAAAGAACTTTTGGTAAATGTAAGGATAATTGCGAATGCTGAATTATTAATAGCGAATTATCTTGGGTAATTAATACCTCTTATAATTTTATTAGAATATTTAAGAAATCATTTAACTACCTTTGCAAAGTGAAAAAGGTATTCGTTTACATACTGTTACCCATTTTTATGTTTAATAGTTCCATAGGAGAATTATTTAAACTATCTGATTTATTTGTTCATTTTACAGAACACAAAACCATTAATAAACAGATTGACATATTTGAGTTTATTTCCATGCATTATCTTGGAAATGATTTGAATGATAACGACCAAGAAAAGGATATGCAATTGCCCTTTAAGAAAGTATCTATTCATTTTTCATTTCAAATTGCGTCCATTCCAAACTTCAAATTGATTCCTGAAAAAAAAATCGAAGTCATTGATAC from Fluviicola taffensis DSM 16823 carries:
- a CDS encoding acyl-CoA thioesterase — encoded protein: MNIEERIQQAETRIFKAVFPNTTNHYDTLFGGTAMQLMDEVAFIAATRFSRQRMVTVSSDKIDFKKPIPAGTIIELIGKVTYLGSTSLKIRVEIFIEQMYSEVREKAVTGEFTFVAIDENKQPVKILRD
- a CDS encoding cysteine-rich CWC family protein translates to MCEHEKVACPRCNASFECKVGSISLCQCTAVSLSVDESQFISDGYKECLCASCMLEMKKEYNAKLLEQKFTQISTLFKKK